The following proteins are co-located in the Microvirga ossetica genome:
- a CDS encoding polyhydroxyalkanoate depolymerase — translation MNLSYVWYDTAHWLLSPARAASDLTKHFFDNPDNPLTHTPYGRTVSAACELFERTTRRYTKPDFGFETTLLGNEEVAVTERIVWERPFCRVISFERDSESAADQPKLLIVAPMSGHYATLLRGTAEAFLPTHQVMITDWADASLVPLAEGRFDLDDYIDYLKAMIRDLGPDLNVMAVCQPAVPVIAAIARLEAENDPFVPRSMVLMGGPIDTRRSPTAVNRLAEERGIEWFRQHCITKVPPSHPGFWRDVYPGFLQLSGFMAMNIDRHLTAHWEMFNHLVEGDGDSAEKHRDFYDEYLAVMDLTAEFYLQTVETVFVDHALPKGEMMHRDEPVDLMAIRRCAIMAVEGEKDDISGVGQTLAALDLTPNLSSDKKSYHLQTGVGHYGVFNGSRFRVQIAPRIVEFIENHHREPARKRASRA, via the coding sequence ATGAACCTTTCTTACGTTTGGTACGATACCGCGCATTGGCTCTTGAGCCCTGCCCGCGCGGCCTCCGATTTGACGAAGCATTTCTTTGACAATCCCGACAATCCGCTGACGCACACCCCCTACGGCCGGACCGTCTCGGCGGCCTGCGAATTGTTCGAGCGCACCACGCGACGCTACACAAAGCCCGATTTCGGCTTCGAGACGACCCTCCTCGGCAACGAGGAGGTCGCGGTCACGGAGCGGATCGTGTGGGAGCGCCCCTTCTGCCGGGTCATCTCCTTCGAGCGCGATTCCGAAAGCGCCGCGGACCAGCCGAAGCTGCTGATCGTGGCGCCCATGTCAGGCCATTACGCCACCCTCCTGCGCGGCACTGCGGAGGCCTTCCTGCCCACGCACCAGGTCATGATCACCGACTGGGCCGATGCCAGCCTGGTGCCCCTGGCCGAGGGCCGCTTCGACCTCGACGATTATATCGATTACCTCAAGGCCATGATCCGGGATCTCGGCCCGGACCTGAACGTGATGGCCGTCTGCCAGCCGGCGGTGCCCGTGATCGCGGCGATCGCCCGCCTGGAGGCGGAGAACGACCCCTTCGTCCCGCGTTCCATGGTCCTCATGGGCGGCCCTATCGACACCCGCCGCTCCCCCACCGCCGTCAACCGGCTGGCCGAGGAGCGCGGCATCGAGTGGTTCCGGCAGCACTGCATCACCAAGGTGCCCCCGTCCCATCCGGGCTTCTGGCGCGACGTCTATCCGGGTTTCCTGCAGCTTTCGGGGTTCATGGCCATGAACATCGACCGGCATCTCACCGCCCATTGGGAGATGTTCAACCACCTCGTCGAGGGCGATGGCGATTCGGCCGAGAAGCACCGGGATTTCTACGACGAATACCTCGCCGTCATGGACCTGACCGCGGAGTTCTACCTCCAGACGGTGGAGACCGTCTTCGTCGACCACGCCCTGCCCAAGGGCGAGATGATGCACCGGGACGAGCCGGTCGACCTCATGGCGATCCGGCGCTGCGCCATCATGGCCGTCGAGGGCGAAAAGGACGACATCTCCGGCGTCGGCCAGACCCTGGCCGCCCTCGACCTGACGCCGAACCTGTCCTCCGACAAGAAGTCCTATCACCTGCAGACCGGGGTCGGTCACTATGGCGTCTTCAACGGCTCCCGGTTCAGGGTTCAGATCGCTCCTCGAATTGTTGAATTCATTGAGAATCACCATCGAGAGCCCGCTCGGAAGAGGGCGTCAAGAGCCTGA
- a CDS encoding multidrug effflux MFS transporter → MLKPDTLALTIVLALLTALGPLSTDMYLPSLPAIAASFKASTGQTQLTLSAFLLGFAAGQFFYGPISDRIGRKPVLLFGLGLFTLASLICALSPNIETLIGARFLQALGASGPIVLGRAIVRDFYEGPRAGKELSRMGTIMGVVPAAAPVLGGVIERFTGWRVTFGAMILFGVALAAIIVLKMPESIRRKSDIPISFAAILHGFRVLLGHAGYRTYVGLSMLTYGGLFAFISGSSFVLQKIYGLDELSFAFSFTFVVAGFMTGTTIAQTLVGRYGLDGTIRLGVICLALGGLVMLSLVLSGVPSSLGISAPMAIYGIGVGLTMPQSMASALMPFPDRAGAASSLLGICQMTFAAIVGILLGRNLDASAIPLPATIATTGVLALALFLATGRARAHQPRG, encoded by the coding sequence ATGCTCAAGCCCGATACCCTGGCCCTCACAATCGTCCTAGCGCTGCTCACCGCGCTCGGGCCTCTCTCGACGGACATGTACCTGCCCTCGCTGCCGGCCATTGCGGCGAGCTTTAAGGCGAGTACGGGCCAGACGCAGCTCACTCTCTCGGCCTTCCTCCTCGGCTTTGCCGCCGGCCAGTTCTTCTACGGGCCGATCTCCGACCGAATCGGGCGCAAGCCCGTGCTGCTCTTCGGGCTTGGGCTTTTCACCCTGGCAAGCCTGATCTGCGCGCTCTCGCCCAACATCGAGACCCTGATCGGCGCGCGCTTCCTGCAGGCGCTCGGCGCCTCCGGGCCCATCGTGCTCGGGCGTGCCATCGTGCGCGACTTCTACGAGGGCCCGCGCGCGGGCAAGGAATTGTCGCGCATGGGCACGATCATGGGCGTGGTGCCCGCCGCCGCGCCCGTTCTCGGCGGCGTCATCGAGCGCTTCACCGGCTGGCGCGTGACCTTCGGCGCGATGATCCTGTTCGGTGTGGCGCTCGCCGCCATCATCGTGCTGAAGATGCCGGAGAGCATCCGCCGGAAATCGGACATCCCGATCTCCTTCGCCGCGATCCTGCACGGCTTTCGCGTTCTGCTCGGCCATGCCGGCTACCGCACCTATGTGGGTCTTTCCATGCTCACCTATGGCGGGCTCTTCGCCTTCATCTCGGGCTCGTCCTTCGTGCTGCAGAAGATCTACGGCCTCGACGAGTTGTCCTTCGCCTTTTCCTTCACATTCGTGGTGGCAGGCTTCATGACCGGCACCACGATCGCGCAGACCCTTGTCGGACGCTACGGGCTCGACGGCACCATCCGCCTCGGGGTGATCTGCCTCGCGCTCGGCGGTCTCGTCATGCTGTCCCTGGTGCTGTCGGGCGTGCCTTCATCGCTCGGCATCAGCGCACCGATGGCGATTTACGGGATCGGCGTCGGCCTGACCATGCCGCAATCCATGGCCTCTGCCCTGATGCCGTTTCCGGATCGCGCCGGCGCGGCCTCTTCGCTCCTCGGCATCTGCCAGATGACCTTTGCCGCCATCGTCGGCATCCTTCTCGGCCGCAACCTCGATGCCTCCGCCATCCCCCTGCCTGCCACCATCGCCACCACCGGCGTGCTGGCGCTCGCCCTCTTTCTGGCGACGGGACGGGCGAGGGCTCATCAACCCAGGGGCTGA
- a CDS encoding M48 family metallopeptidase, giving the protein MKSALFRRVPADPPHLKVLHGGQAFKVALKRRPTAKRITLRVSNATGEVVLSIPERTDVGLAQKFADSHSQWIATRLAKVPERVIFEPGALVPLRGVPHRVVHWSTIRGVTQATTGGAGEPIIAVTGEATHVARRVRDFLETEAKKDFAVAVKRHTAQLGQPAKRITVRDTKSRWGSCSANGSLNFSWRLIMAPPFVLDYLAAHEVAHLRELNHSPRFWKLTYQLCPRTDEAEAWLKTYGSALHRIG; this is encoded by the coding sequence ATGAAATCCGCCCTGTTCCGCCGCGTTCCTGCGGACCCGCCTCATCTCAAGGTTCTTCACGGGGGCCAAGCCTTCAAGGTGGCCCTCAAGCGCCGTCCGACGGCCAAACGGATCACGCTGCGCGTCTCGAACGCGACCGGCGAGGTCGTGCTCAGCATTCCCGAGCGCACCGATGTCGGCCTCGCCCAGAAATTCGCCGACAGCCACAGCCAATGGATCGCCACCCGGCTCGCCAAGGTGCCGGAGCGGGTGATCTTCGAGCCCGGCGCCCTGGTGCCCCTGCGCGGCGTTCCCCACCGGGTCGTCCATTGGTCGACGATCCGTGGCGTGACCCAGGCCACGACCGGCGGCGCCGGCGAGCCGATCATCGCCGTCACGGGCGAGGCCACCCATGTGGCCAGACGCGTGCGGGATTTCCTCGAGACGGAAGCCAAGAAGGATTTCGCCGTTGCCGTGAAGCGCCATACGGCCCAGCTCGGGCAGCCGGCCAAGCGCATCACCGTGCGCGACACCAAGAGCCGGTGGGGCTCGTGCTCGGCCAACGGGTCGCTGAACTTCTCCTGGCGCCTGATCATGGCCCCGCCCTTCGTGCTCGACTATCTCGCCGCCCATGAGGTGGCCCATTTGCGCGAGCTCAACCATTCCCCGCGCTTCTGGAAGCTTACGTATCAGCTCTGCCCCCGCACCGACGAGGCGGAGGCCTGGCTCAAGACCTACGGCAGCGCCCTGCACCGGATCGGGTGA
- a CDS encoding transglycosylase domain-containing protein has product MANGRDRREPVFDAPAGEAGELDFHLSPEDRAGGTMARRRASRNGGDGPRRPARPKKAKRKGGRSLLSKLVYAGLVLCLWGVIGVGGVVAYYASQLPPIDQLTVPKRPPNIAIMASDGSLLANRGETGGRTVTLKELPPYLPKAFVAIEDRRFYDHFGIDPMGIARAVYRNLAHKGGLQGGSTLTQQLAKNLFLTQERTASRKIQEAILSLWLERNYSKDQILELYLNRVYFGAGAYGVEAAAQRYYGKSARSVSLSEAAVLAGLVQSPSRLAPNRNPERAQARAELVIAAMNDLGFITPGMTKTALGAPAEPVRPKGAGSANYAADYVMDVLDDFVGNVESDIVVSTTVEPAMQAAAERVLVDELNAKGEKFNVSQGAFVAMQPDGAVRALVGGRNYETSQFNRATAARRQPGSSFKPFVYLTAVERGYTPDTVLEDGPVNYGGWAPKNYDRKYRGPIAMRDALALSLNTIAVKLNMEVGPKNVVQAAQRLGISSPLQANGSLALGTSEVTPLELVSAYAAFANGGIGVIPYVIAQVKTTDGKLIYKRPNAGGLGRVIDPSVVAMMNEMMHNTFVVGTAQKAQIPGWSLAGKTGTTDDYKDAWFVGFSGNLVAGVWLGNDDGALTKRVTGGNLPTEVWHNFMQIALKDKQPVALPGSERFRTPSGPAVAGAGQDPRYASAGENGWIPPQPAPQRRASREKNFFEKLFGL; this is encoded by the coding sequence GTGGCGAACGGACGTGACCGGCGCGAGCCGGTGTTCGATGCGCCCGCTGGGGAAGCGGGGGAGCTGGATTTTCACCTCTCGCCCGAGGATCGGGCAGGGGGAACGATGGCGCGCAGGCGAGCTTCTCGGAACGGCGGCGACGGGCCGCGCCGGCCCGCCCGGCCGAAGAAGGCCAAGCGCAAGGGCGGCCGCTCGCTCCTGAGCAAGCTCGTCTATGCCGGGCTCGTCCTGTGCCTTTGGGGCGTCATCGGCGTCGGCGGCGTGGTTGCCTATTACGCCTCCCAGCTGCCGCCTATCGACCAGCTCACGGTGCCGAAACGGCCGCCGAACATCGCCATCATGGCAAGCGACGGCTCGCTTCTCGCCAATCGCGGCGAGACCGGCGGGCGCACGGTGACGCTGAAAGAGCTGCCGCCCTATCTGCCCAAGGCCTTCGTCGCCATCGAGGATCGGCGCTTCTACGACCATTTCGGCATCGACCCGATGGGCATCGCCCGTGCGGTCTATCGCAACCTGGCGCATAAGGGCGGCCTGCAGGGCGGCTCGACCCTGACGCAGCAGCTTGCCAAGAACCTCTTTCTCACCCAGGAGCGCACCGCCTCGCGCAAGATCCAGGAGGCGATCCTGTCGCTCTGGCTCGAGCGCAACTATTCCAAGGACCAGATCCTCGAGCTCTATCTCAACCGGGTCTATTTCGGCGCCGGCGCCTATGGCGTCGAGGCCGCCGCCCAGCGCTATTACGGCAAGTCGGCGCGCAGCGTGTCGCTCTCGGAAGCCGCGGTGCTCGCGGGCCTCGTGCAATCCCCCTCGCGCCTTGCGCCCAACCGCAATCCCGAGCGCGCCCAGGCCCGCGCCGAGCTCGTGATCGCGGCCATGAACGATCTCGGCTTCATCACGCCCGGCATGACCAAGACCGCGCTCGGCGCTCCCGCCGAGCCCGTGCGCCCCAAGGGCGCCGGCTCCGCCAACTACGCCGCCGATTACGTGATGGACGTGCTCGACGATTTCGTCGGCAATGTCGAATCCGACATCGTCGTCTCGACGACGGTCGAGCCCGCCATGCAGGCGGCAGCCGAGCGCGTGCTCGTCGACGAACTCAACGCCAAGGGCGAGAAGTTCAACGTGAGCCAGGGCGCTTTCGTCGCCATGCAGCCGGACGGCGCGGTGAGGGCACTGGTGGGCGGCCGCAATTACGAGACGAGCCAGTTCAACCGGGCCACGGCGGCGCGGCGCCAGCCGGGCTCCTCGTTCAAGCCCTTCGTCTATCTCACCGCCGTGGAGCGCGGCTATACGCCCGACACGGTTCTGGAAGACGGTCCGGTCAATTACGGCGGCTGGGCGCCGAAGAACTACGACCGCAAGTATCGCGGGCCTATCGCCATGCGCGATGCGCTCGCGCTCTCGCTCAACACCATCGCGGTCAAGCTCAACATGGAGGTCGGACCGAAGAACGTGGTGCAGGCGGCGCAGCGCCTCGGCATCTCCTCGCCGCTGCAGGCCAACGGCTCGCTCGCGCTCGGCACCTCCGAGGTGACGCCGCTCGAACTGGTCTCCGCCTATGCGGCCTTCGCCAATGGCGGCATCGGTGTCATTCCCTACGTGATCGCCCAGGTGAAGACCACGGACGGCAAGCTGATTTACAAGCGCCCGAATGCCGGCGGCCTCGGCCGCGTCATCGACCCTAGCGTCGTCGCGATGATGAACGAGATGATGCACAACACCTTCGTCGTCGGCACGGCGCAGAAGGCGCAGATTCCCGGCTGGTCGCTCGCCGGCAAGACCGGAACCACCGACGATTACAAGGACGCCTGGTTCGTCGGCTTCTCCGGCAATCTCGTCGCCGGCGTCTGGCTCGGCAACGACGACGGCGCGCTCACCAAGCGCGTCACCGGCGGCAACCTGCCGACGGAGGTCTGGCACAACTTCATGCAGATCGCCTTGAAGGATAAACAGCCCGTCGCGCTCCCCGGCAGCGAGCGCTTCCGCACCCCGTCGGGCCCGGCGGTCGCAGGCGCTGGACAGGATCCGCGCTATGCCAGCGCCGGAGAGAACGGCTGGATCCCGCCGCAGCCGGCTCCGCAGCGACGCGCCAGCCGCGAGAAGAACTTCTTCGAGAAGCTGTTCGGGCTCTGA
- a CDS encoding DUF1330 domain-containing protein, with product MTAYAIGHLHDVDLGADIVDYLKRIDETLAPFGGRFIIHGGPATVVEGSWSGDLIVIAFPDMGNARAWYDSPAYRRILRLRTDNSRGDVFFIDGVSADHKATDVLAGLPMIDQPLG from the coding sequence ATGACCGCCTATGCCATCGGCCATCTGCACGACGTCGATCTCGGCGCGGATATCGTCGACTATCTCAAGCGCATCGATGAAACGCTTGCGCCTTTCGGCGGCCGTTTCATCATCCATGGCGGACCCGCGACCGTGGTGGAAGGGTCGTGGTCGGGCGATCTCATCGTGATCGCGTTCCCGGACATGGGAAACGCCCGCGCGTGGTACGATTCTCCGGCCTATCGGCGGATCCTGCGCCTGCGTACCGACAATTCGCGCGGCGACGTGTTCTTCATCGACGGCGTGTCCGCCGATCACAAGGCCACCGATGTGCTTGCGGGGCTGCCGATGATCGATCAGCCCCTGGGTTGA